AACCACGAAGCACGCATGGGCAAAACATTGTGGATGGGGAAAAAAACGGACTCTTGGTAAAATTTACAGGTGATGTCCGCAAATGTAGGGAGGACACCGCCGTTTCCGGGGGGTGCAGATGACATCCGATACGAAATCCCGCCTCATGGAAGAGAACGCCACCTTGCGGGGGCGCCTGGCCGAACGGGAAGACAGGTTGGCCAAACTGGCCTCCGTCAACGGGGGAGGGGGGGGTCTGTCGGAGAGTGACATCGCCGAACGGAAGCGGATCCGGGAGGCGCTGAAAGTTTCCGAAATTCGCTACCGGCGGCTCTTCGAGACGGCCAAAGACGGCATCCTCATCCTGGAGGCGGACACGGGGCGGATCACCGACGCAAACCCCTACCTCCAGGAACTGCTGGGGTATTCCCGCGCAGAGTTGCTCGGCAAGAGGCTCTGGGAAATCGGTCCGTTCAGGGATATCAATGCCAGCCGGGGCGCTTTCAGGAGATTGCAGAGGAAGGAGTATATTCGTTACGACAACCTGCCCCTCGAAACCAAAGGGCGCCAGCGAAGGTATGTCGAGTTTGTCAGCAATGTCTACCGGGAGAACGGCACGAAAGTGATCCAATGCAACATTCGCGACATCACCCCACGCCATTATGAAGAGGAGACCTTGGCCAACGCCAGCAACGAACTGGAAAGACTCGTCGAGGAGCGGACGGCCGAGCTGTTGACGGCGAACCGGCTCATGAAGAAGATGCTCGACGAGGGGAAGCGGGCAGAGGAGAGGATCAAGGAATCCCGCGAGCATATGCGCAACCTTTCGAGGAGCCTGCAATCCCTGCTCGAGGATGAAAGGGCGCGCATCTCGCGCGAAATCCACGACGAGCTGGGACAGGGGTTGACGGCCATCAAGCTGGATCTCTCGTTCATGAGAAATGAGTTGCACTCCGGCGGGTTCGCCGAGCGCGCCGGGAAAATTCACGAAATCGAACGGGCTGTAACCCGCCTCATCCGGACGGTGCGGAGGATAGCAACCGACCTGAGACCCGGGATACTGGATGAACTCGGCGTGATTCCCGCGATCAAATGGATGGCGAAGGA
Above is a window of bacterium DNA encoding:
- a CDS encoding PAS domain-containing sensor histidine kinase; its protein translation is MAKLASVNGGGGGLSESDIAERKRIREALKVSEIRYRRLFETAKDGILILEADTGRITDANPYLQELLGYSRAELLGKRLWEIGPFRDINASRGAFRRLQRKEYIRYDNLPLETKGRQRRYVEFVSNVYRENGTKVIQCNIRDITPRHYEEETLANASNELERLVEERTAELLTANRLMKKMLDEGKRAEERIKESREHMRNLSRSLQSLLEDERARISREIHDELGQGLTAIKLDLSFMRNELHSGGFAERAGKIHEIERAVTRLIRTVRRIATDLRPGILDELGVIPAIKWMAKDFQNRTGVRCKVVARETIKITDPACSTAIFRIVQEAMTNITRHAAASQVNVSVKKMGGVLIVEVRDNGIGIKEEQIHGAGSLGLTGIRERVRLLGGEAVISGKPGEGTMVRVTLPMKGMAKSNA